Below is a genomic region from Fusarium oxysporum Fo47 chromosome VIII, complete sequence.
TGGGCtcttttattaacttataacGATATTTGCTATAACTATCCAAGGTGAGTAAGAGTGTAGTGTATAAGTGGATAAGCAAATTTCATCCTCAAGACTTTTAAGAGTTATTGAATCATGCTACAGAAACGGACTCTGTAAGTTAAGACTAGCACTGATCATTTGATCATACTTGGAGGGATAGAGTACTAGTGAATATATTGCATCTGACTATTGTCCCGTACTGTGGTTATACGATGACTATCGAGATCTATTCAACGGGTGAAGCGTTAGCGCTGATTGGCTGGGAACACAGAAAAATAGCCCCAGTTCGACTTCATCTCATGGACTTTCAAGACTCACTCATACCATCACCAAATCCTCAATTGCACCCACAACCACGGTACTATGGGCCAAAATGTCCCTTCTGAGACGAACTGCTCATTCCATATCGCCTCATGCTAGGCCATCACTCTCAGCCATCAACACAACACGCCGCATCTCACATCCAGCCATCCTCAGCTCATTAACTTCATCGCCATACGCCAACCGCAGAAACTTCTCCGTCGCTTCTGCGCTCGGTGAAACAGTCACCGTCACAGCCGATGCCCTCAGCTGGGCTCATAGCGCTGGTGTGCCATGGTATGTGGCCATCCCACTACTTGCCGTGGGCGTCAACGCAACCATCCGATTCCCTCTTCAACTATACAGCGCTCGTTTGCGGGAGGCCAGAAAACCATTGGATCCTCTTATCACAGCTTGGACTCGTCGGCATATGATGGATAGGAGCTTAAACGACCCTGAGCTTCCAGAGCGTGTGAGATCGCTTCGCATTGCAGGTGCTGTTGAAAAGTCAAGACGGAGAATATTAAAGACCTGGGGTCTCCAGCGCTGGAAAAGTATGGCACCTTTACTTGGAATGGTTCCCTTTGTCACCATATCTGAGGCTCTACGAAGGAAATGTGGTGCACCCCTGGGTTGGATCAGTCACAAGATTGGCCTAGGCAATACTGGTCTAGGGCCTTCGAGCAGCATGTTTGACCAGTCCTTGGTGGACGGAGGCTTATTCTGGTTCACCGATCTAGCGTCTGCGGACCCTTATTACGGGCTGCCTATCATCTGTTCGTGCATTCTGGTATGGAGTATATGGGCGAGGATGCCCAAGGAACAACTCCAGGCACTGTTGCGAATCCAGCCTCCAGGCTCCAAGATGATGGTCACTTCCAGGCTACAACAACTTCTGGGCCGTGCCATGCTTATGATGCCCCTACTGCCACTCCTCTTTGCCGATTTGCCAAGCGCTATCTTCCTTTACTGGGGTACATCATTTGCGCTTACCCGCGTCAATGACTTCTTTATACAACGTCTTGTTCCACCAAAGATGCCAGACCTGAGGGCACCTAAGCCGTTGAAAGAATTTCCTTTCGTGCTGAAAGACCAATCACGGATTGCAAAGACATCaggcaaaaagaacaatTGATTAAGCGTTTATCTGTAACTACCAATGTAGACTCATGGGAAAAATTCGATGTATACCTAGGAAACTCCGATAGACgcctcaagaacaagaacggGCCACCCATAATCGTCAGACGCTGCGCTCTAATAATCTAGTCAAGGACAATAGCCAGAATAACAATGGTCAAAATGACGGCGAGGATCAGCAACAGGCAGCAGCTCTTGTTGCGGGCTGCCTTCTGATACCGCGCGGCCTGTCGGTTCTCAACATCAGCTTGCCGCGTGTCGTCGCGGACGTTCTCAACATTGTCTGCGATCGTTCCAAGCTGCTCTCCCTGCTCATTGACGATTTGCGCCACTTGTCGGAAGAGAACGTTCAAGTCGCCGACACCCTGCTCAATGTTGCGGATCTCCTCCTCACGCTCAATGATCAGGGCTTCCTGGAAGTCGACCTCGTCTTGGGGTGCGAGCTGGGagacttgttcttgttgctgtaGTTGCTCAAGCTGATTGCCAGACTGGGGACCTTCGGCGTGTTCGCCCTCCTGTGCCGCACGGGCGGCGGTAACGGATGCGCGCTCTTTTTCGAGGGCTTTTCGCTGAAGGCTTTGGAATTCTTGGAGCGCTGCTTGGAAGTCGCTCGAGACCTTTGTTTGCTCGTACTTTTGTTGTTTCTGGATAGAATTAGTATGCGACAAAGAATTCGAGACGTATTCATACTGTCAATTCTTCCCAAGTTTGAAGACGCTTGACGCCCTCGCCGATCTCTCTGCACATATCTCTCGTCTTATCCATGCTGTTGTGGACTCGTTCCCGCAGGCGCGGGGTATCCTTTCGTGTTCCCAGGACATTAACATCGTTGGCGAGCTTTCGattgctgctgaggagggTTTGAAGCTTGCTCTTGAGATCGTATTGAAGTTCTTGGAAAGCAGGGTCGTCACTGTAGCCGCCGCCGCGGCGCCCGGATTCGAGATCGTACGACATGATtgtggttgatgatgtaAGGTCGAAAGGAAGAGTCGCGTGGATGTAGGTCGGGCCTTGACCATGGACTTCAGCCGGACCTTCCTCCTACTAGCGCCGGAAAAGTGGACAGACAGAAAGTCTGGTACAACCACAGAGTCGCTAACCAAAGAAGATGGCTAGTTTTTGTTGATGCAAGACAAGAAAATGAATGCGCACGCAAGCGTCACATTCGCTATTTTGATCACCAACTTATTCCCTCAATATGACGTTGAGGAACAAGAGGGAACAAGACACCAGACCTGCTGCCTTGTTCCAGTAGAAGGTGGCTGAGGTTTCATTAGTAGTTACAGCGCCCTGCAAACATACGTAATTCGATATGCGTCTCAGTCTAAGGTAGGTAGCCAACCAGAGCGGGGCCGGACCTGGTGCTATCAGCACGTGATAGATAATGACGGAGCTTGGACCTTAGCGTTTCTGCGAGCGGGTCGTTGCTTCTTGGAGATTTTTGTTATTTACTTGGGGTGCTTGAGCTTAGAGCTTCCATTGTTAGTCTCTCTTTGAATCAACCCACGACATCATCGCCCAACAACGtctcgagctcttctttATCCCGGGGATGCGCTGTCAAGATGGCGCCTACCACGGTTAGAAAAGCGCCTTACAAGGACTTTCTGCAGCCTGCTCTTCACAGACGATTCACTTCTACGGCGACTGTTTTGCTGCTTGTGTCCTATTTGCTAGCGGTCGTCCTGGACGGCTGGAAATCTTGTAAGTCGAATTCATTTGAGTTTTCATTTGCGCCAACACTAAATCTCATTGTTTAGACTTTTGGTCTTGGTTTCCCATTGGCCCTGTCGGCGTACGAAccgccttcatcttcacatgTGGCCTTGCGATCGTCGTTCTCCGAATAGCAAACTACCACGTTGGCCTACGAACCACTGGCCCCGGCTTCCAGACCCTCCGCAACACCATTACCCAGCTTCAGACATACGAGACCTTGTTTTGGTATGGCTTCTCCAGCCTGTTGTTCAGCCATGTGTTCCTATGGGCAATGCCTAAGCCGGCAAACCTCTCTTGGATCACTTACTTCAGCGGTGACCGTGCGAGACTGAACGAGAGGCCGCTCTTCTTGCTTGCGTATATGGTCTCGTGTGCCATTACGCAAACCTTCAACCATTACCGAAAGGACACCGATCGTCTGGTCCTCGCATCGTCAAAGGGCAAGAACGAGAAGCAGCCTGACGCGTTGAAGCTGCTAATTACTGCAGTCCCAGCAACATTTGGCGCTTCTCTTTCCGGCGCTGCAAGTGCACTGCCTGTCGCCTTGATTCTATACTACGCTATACTGCGATCTTTCATCTGGGGATGGGCGCTTATGTTCTTGCGCATCTTCTATAACCTGCCAAAGACCAACATGCTACCGCCTAGTTGGCCGAGTGATCTTTGGCTTCTGTTCAGATGTATTGAGGCTGGAACTTTCGTGCATCTGATCTGGAATATTGGTAACTTTGCTTTCTCGAAATTCATGGTCAAGGAACCCCTGAAGAACGGCAAGCCTCTTACCTCTGAATCCAAGGACCCCAATGGCAGTCTTTTGAACGGtctcaagagcaagaaaCTCTCTATTAAGGTGAGATTTGTCACACACGCGCTTTTAGCGGTCATTCCTAATCGTATCTAGGCATTCGCGATGTGGGAGCTTGCAATCATTGCGCACGGTTTTGAGACCCGTCGACAGGCTATCTACGAAGACATCGATCGTAAGGATGGACCTATGTGGTCCCAGGTTTACGCCATCTGTATGGAAGTGGTTAAGTCCATCGAGACGCGAATTGATACCTACGGCAAAGTTCCCGATGCACCGCCCGCTGCGCCTGCCCCGGAACCCAAGCAGCGAGTATCTGCTCCTCTTCGCGACGATCCCATCTTTAACAGCCGAGGGGCTTCCAAGACGATGCTAaatgaggttgagaagcgaTTAGGACAGGTCGCACGATCCCCTGGCGAGTCTCCTGTGTCCAAGTTGAGCCCCATCGCGAAGAAGACATGGAAAGAGGCCAAGGACCGGGTCTTGACGAAGGAGCAGCAGGAACTTGTTGCTCCCGATCACATAAAGAGCCAGTTTGAAAACTGGACTCTCCAAATGATGGAGGTAGACGCTGTGGCTGCCCTTTTCCAGCAAGATTTCCGAACCCAATTTGCTGCTGCGGTGCTGGGCACCCCATACGCTGAGCCTACGCTTTGCATCAACGCGATCAACGTGCTTCACCATCTCTCAGTGCACAGCTTGGCAGAAGACCAGTTTGGCAACGTGCATAGAGATGTGCCAAGCATTATCCGAACTTTCACATCTGTTATCAAGAAACTGGAGGCCTTCCGCCTGCAGTTCCCATTGCACTGGACTGATGTATCGGGCAAGAGGATCAGCCCCGAGGTGGAAGAAGTTGTGGACGCTTTGAAGACTGCTCTGCAACAAGTGCTGGCCAAGTTCGAGCCTTATAGCAGCGACCTTAGACTGACGCTGACTGATATTCGCTTGGCCAAGGAGGCTTCTGCGACTGCAAAGAAGTCTGAGATGGCAGAAGTGGCGCGATAGGTTAAAGGATGTAAAACACAGGCATATCGGATAGGATATTAATGTATTATGATACCACTGTAACAATTTGGAACACGAGAAAAGTAATTGAGCAACTATTCATAGTATGTATTACAGGAGCTTCACATGTTGAAGGAAGCTAATGCAGTGCAATTAAAGATAGTGGGGCCGCAGTGGTACCGTATCAACACACAGTACCCGTTCTCAGAACGTACTGTAGCCCCAAGGGTCCTCACCAACAGCCAACCTCTTTCTGTCCAACTCTGGTTACATCAATCGCATCATCACCAAATAGGTCCGCCTTTTGGACATGCCATTCTCAGCCCAACCCCCTCAACAACTACAGTGACACCACTTACTCACTGTAGTATCTTCATTCACTCgttcaacttcttctttaaCCTAGTCATGTCCCACTCTGCATCccttttcttattatactcACGATCCCGGTCATAACGGCCTTTGATTGCATCGCAGCGCATTCGCAACTGCGGCTTTCTTGTGCCCATGGACTAGGAATATGGCGCCTCCCGTTTCTCATCGACGGCTTGTCGCCGCTATCGTCTACCGAACTCTCTACCTTCTTCTCTACGTCTGTCTTCTAGGACTGCTAATAGCTACCCCTGCCGACGCCATTCATCGCTCGTTCCAAAATCGACAGCTCTACAACATCTGGATCGTGATCGCCGCCTACGTTCTCGCCATTGTCATCATTTCCTTCGTCTTTATCACCCGTCTATATATCAACAAGACCGATCTTGGGTCGATACCGAAAGGATGGGTACCAATCGAGAAGGGGGACCTTCGCTCGACTGTCTATAAAGTAATTGCACTGGGCCTTGGGCGAAGTGCATCGATCGCATACGAATCGCGCCCCAGGCTTCAAACAGACAACACGGCACCGGATGATGAAACTGTCGAAACAAGGGTTAAGCTGGGTTTTGATGGTCCTAGTGGTCCGGCGGAGGaattggtggtggtgatccCGCGTAAACAGCCTGTTTGGGGAGATATTGAACATTATGGATGGTCCTCACCCAACGCTCCGGATTTACCGAACCTCGAGTACACCACTGTCTTCTCTGAATTACCAAATTTGATCGAGGGCAAAGCTTTGACTCTTGCGCCTCCTGACCCGACCTCCGATACGAACCCGCCTTTGCTAGATCCAGACGCAGTAGCTCTTCTGCAGCGAACCGCCAACATGAGTCTGCGCGATTACATAGTTCACCTGGCTGATTTGGGGGTGATCGAGATGGATTCAACCACTGTCGAATTTCTCTCACACTACGAATACGCACGCTTCTCGAATCGACCAATTTCCAATGCTCAGTTTAAGGAGCTTATGCATCTTTTTGCCGAGATTCTTCGCGCCATGGAACCCCTGGATCCAGATATTCTAGACGAGCAAGACAATACATCTTCACCCTCTACCGAtggcgatgacgatgctAGATCAAGGCTGGGCACGTCTCGCAGTAATTTGGCTCCCTCAGACGCTAGCATCAGTAGCTCTACTCGGATACGGCGCCAGCCATCCACGAATACCTGGAACGTTTATGAGACTGCTCCTAACAGCGTGAGGAGCGGATTTACAGGGCCAGGGTCCATATCACGAAGACTTAGCAATAATAGTCTTGCGAGAAGTCGGCGTCATTACCCCATGAGCCAACCATCAACCTCCAGCCTTCGATCCAAGTCATCAGCTAGCTCAGGGTCTGTTATTCGACTTGCGACACGGCACGACTCAACAGACTTACCTTACGTTCTCAGCTTGAGAGATACGACGGCTAGCTACTAATGACTTGTTTTGGGGGCGCGGCGATTGGTATGGCTCTTTATGTTTACGAATTTATGACCAAAAGTATTATAACAGATTATAGGATAGAGATTGTGTAATTTCCTAATTTTAGTCAATTCTAGTATATATCTTCTAAACTCGTCATATAAGATAGTAAATTTTTCAAATATTTGTTCTTCAATTCACGTATGTTACTATATGAACTCTCATGTCACTGTTCATGTCATCGTTGCAGAAGTCGAAGCTCTGATCGGGGACAGCAGTGATAAGATAAGCATGCGCATTTTTGTCGCATGTGAAATTATCCTGCCAGATACTCTCCACCCAACCCAAACACCACCAATCCTGGTCAACTGTAGCAACAATAAATAACCTCTCGCGACGTCCCTAATTACCTCGAGGGACTTTTCTACGCGGCCTTCTTCAGATTGCGCACATCAGCATTACCACAACTCATCGCGACAAAACACACAATGGCACCCgaacctcctccacctttCCCAGTCGCAACAAACCGCGATGCAATCGCAAACACACTTTCACTCCTCCTCGCCTCCAGGACATCCATCGGGAAATCTATGCCCCTTAGTCGTGATTTACCGCGCAAGCGACGCACTCTACCAGACGACAACGATGACGATCTTACCCGTGGCGCACGACCAAACGAAGGATTAGGCTATGTTCCTGAGAAGAAAGATGTTCAGAAGTTTGCAAACTCaaaagaggagaagatgtTAAGGGGCAGATTGAACAAAGATGCCAAGGGCaatctcaagaagaaggttgaggagagtgagagtgaggatgaagctggaCGAAGTGCGCtagggaaaagaaagaggcctcggaaggagaaggagattgaaCCGGGGCCGGAGTCTGAGAATCAGACTGCTCCTGTTACACCTGAGGATAAGGAGGAGAACGAAAACGGGGAAGAGGCCGAGGTGGATGTGAATATGAAAGACGCTGCAACACAGGATGAACCTAGTTTGGGCGATGGGCAGACAGAAAAGAAgcggaagaagaagaacaagaaaaagaagaagcaaaagacaGCAAATGCGGTGGCAGAGGTAGAGGCAGAGGCATAAGAACATTTATATCAGTTTTACATCAAGATACCCACCCAATAGACATAAACTTGACAACATCATATCGCAGAAAAGGAAGACCACAAGATCAAATTTAACTTGCTTAGAATAGTATTGTCTTCTGATGGTATATACATGCACCAACCATGCAACTCCTCCCAAGAATACAACTTCCATCTCTTAGGTGTGCCGAAATCTGCCCCCTTCCTTTCGGCGAGGACTAATGATTTTCATGGGATTAAACAAAATGCCCGCCATGGTATCCTGCTATGCTTTGCGCTCGTAATGAAGAAAGCCTCCGTGACCGTATTCTAGCCAGCTATCCGATGTCCTATACTCCAAATAGGCGTCTCTTCGCCATCAAAGTCCAAGTATGTTTATGGCCTAATGTAATGCCGATGAAGGGAAAGTAAGTATCCATGTACAGAGCCCGTGTATGCGTATGTACATATATATGATGTGTTGAAAGTTGGTCATCCATAGTTTGGGTTTCAATGTTCCACAGTAAAATCAGGGTTAAATGTGTGATTTACTGCATTCGCTTTCGCTTCCTGTCGTCGTCACCTCGGGggtcctcatcctcgtctgaCCGCTCGGCAGTGTCACTGGGGTTGAGAATATGAGCCATGCTCCCCCTGCGAGTAGGGGGAGCTGAGTGATCTTTCACGgcaaggttcttgttctcaCGGCCAGCAGATCCCCATGACCAACCACCAAAAGTGTCAGAGCCACCGCCAGCGCCATTTGCAAATGGAGGTGGAGGCGTTGTTGGGCGTGAGTGAGGGTGTGTTTGGGACGCAGCTTGCAACGAGTATGTTGAGAATGAGTCTCTGATCCGTTGGTCTTCTGGGGCTACACGGCTAGGCGAGGGGGGCCATGCTCCAGAGGGTGCGCCAGTGCTGAAGGGAGAGGGAGCTGGTTGCCAACCATGGGCTCGAATGTCGGCTGCAGTGTGACGACGGGCCAGACTGCCGGGGCCAGGAACAGTCTCAACATTGGATagaggatgaggagcaggaggaggcggaggcgGTCCTGTACGCAACGGGGACGACTGCGTAGTACTGCTTCCGCTGATGGATCCATATGGCCTGCGAGTGCTGCTAGATAGGTTGGAAGGAACTGGTGGTTTATAAAAGTTCTGGCCGCGTGCGGGGGGTACGCCTAGAGCAGGGCCTCGTCTCTGGTCGTCCTGGGCAAGCTGTCTGGGTGATACTGGGGCGTTCTCGACATTCGCAAAATACTGTTGTCGGCCAGTATAAGGTGCCTCCTGCGGTGGTTCGTCGAGTGTCCGAAGTACTTCAGCCTGCCTTTGCATTTCGCCTTGTAGAGTAATGACTAAAGTCAACGTTAGCTATCGTTCGCGCTTTCGTATAGTAATACACACCTTCACGAGAGAGAGGGCTCTCAGCCGGAACAAGAGACAGCATAGTTCTTGAAAGCTCCTGATTGAAGTGAAGAAGTCGATTCACAGTGTCCATTGCGGCTTGGCTCTTGACATGCATATAATGAGCTGCCTCTTCGCTCCTCTGCAGGCGATTGCCCAAGTCGAAGAGCGTATGCTCAATATTGAGTAGTCGAGCATCAGCGCTGTCTGGCGGGATAGGTACGGGCTCGGCTGGAGTGCCTGGCTGGGATGCTGCAGGTTTGGTATAGTTGCTCTCGCGGTGCACCAAAGCATGTCGACTGGCTCGGCGCTTGATCTCACGTAGACCTACTAGGTCGCCACGCTTGAAGTTGCCGTTGCCATGCTTGAATTCCCAGAGCGTTGTATCAGGGTTTCCAGTGTGAAAAACATCGCGTTCTTTGCGCAAGTTAGCCAATGCGATTACTCGCAAGTCGTGTATGCTCTAGTACTCACCCTTGTGAAAACCGTACATGTTCAGCTGTCTCACGAATGATGAGATATTGGTATGTTTGAAATATTGGCTAGAAGGCATTAGTCGAGTGCAAAGTAGCCAGCTTAGGGATGTGTTAGACGCACGAGAGAACTTTTGAAAAGTCGGCCGAGGGCGACATGACGAAGCTTTCAGCGCTCGCAGACCATGAAATCAAGTGTTGGATGTTGGGATCTTCCAGCATGCTGTCGCTATGTTAGCAAGCTATCGTGAAAAGCTTGGCGGCGCGGTCTCACTTGTAGAGCTTATGAATGAAGGCCGTCTGTACGATTTTAGGCTGGTgtacagcagcagcagccgGCGGGGGAGCAGGCATGCTATTGGAATTATTGGCATTATTGTTTGCGACATTGTTGGAATCGGGAGCGGGAGAGTTCTTGGGTCGATCGTTGGATTTGCCGTTGGCATCGGAATCGGAGTTGTTGTTGCCAGTAGAAGATGGCGCAGGTGATGTGATCTCCATGGGATCGCCGTTGCTTGGAGGAGACATCTTGATCGTGGGAGTTGGTATAGGAATAATGCGAGCACCCATTGACTCGCTATGGGGAATTGGATTCGAATGTGGGAAGGTCTCAGTCCTGACGGCCATGTGCGCTGTAGCCATGATGATTAGTCGACAAGAAGGGTCATGTATGTACAGACGAGCCGGGATCAGGGTCGACAGTGCTTGCTATCTCTtgaagaaacagaagatgCAAGGAGAAGCGAACGACAAGCGAGGACGGAAGGAAACGGGGTGGTTAAAGGATGGAGTACATAAGGTAGATGTAGGCAAGAAAAGTAAAGTAGGTAGGAGGGTGAACACAAGGCCGGCCGATGGGGGTGTGAAGAAATGAGGGTGTGTAGCGGCTGAACTTTGAGACGACAACGcaggaaaggaaaagagtaaggtgaggtgaggtaaGGTAAAGCTTTGTAAAGGGAAGACAGAGACGGTATCGCGGATGCGAGACTGTGGATCACAAGCCGAGAGACAACGGGGGAGGAGGCGATGGAGAGTGGTAGCGGAGTCGGGATCGGAGCCGGTCTTTAAAGAGATATGTATGTACCATACTGTGCATGAGACAAGCACTTGCGACGTGATGCGATACAATGCGATCAATGGGCGCGGAATGGACTGTGCAGAGTGAAGTCTTTAAAAAGCTTACCTCATTCTCAGGGCGCAGAAACGAGTCAGTGGGTTGATGTCGCGCAGCGCAGCTCAACTCAGCTCAAGTCTGTTCAAGCGCTTCCCGGCGTTGGTAGGCGAAATGCGCAGTGTCGCCTCGCTTGGAAAAGAGAAAGGTGACAGGAGAAGACTGGCTGGTGAACGAACGACAGAATGGGATGTGGTAATAGCCCAGACAAGAACGGCGATTTGCAGCTGGGCCCGCCAGGTTCTTCTTGGTCGTTGGTTGAATTAGACTGGCCAAGACCACAAGCTCTCAAACCCCAAGCCAAGTGCTTTAGGGAGGTCGGTCACTAAGGTTAGTGTTGGTTTTAGGTGACACCCTGGTTAGGATAGTTGCTGCTGATCAGCCTCGCATAGGGGCCTTTTCAGGGCTCACGTCCACCTTCTAGAAGgcgggggggggggggaaGGCGAGATTTGTCGCTGAGTCTATCTTGGCACCTCGGCCAGATGATAGGTTGCTCGGACAAAGGGCAAAACCACCGCAGAGACGTAAAGATAGACGAAACACTGGACAGATCCTTGATAGCGTTCGATACAGCTCGGCGATGCCGCGATGATCAAACGATTCGGCTGTCTTAATGAACAAGTCTTAGTTAGGTTTGGTTCAACCCTGGAGTCGAAGCTGTCCCGTCCAGTAATGCGCAACCGACGAATCGTCAGGGTTGCTGCTAGCAATGACACCTACGTGGGAACAAGCGGGGAGAGCTTTCAGTTCAGGACAGGGCCGAAAAAAAGATTGGCGAGTGGCGGTCGAAGTAGGTAAAGGGCTGAGCGCCAGAAAACAGCTTCTGTGCACTGTGAAAGAACAGACGGGAATGTACCTGCTGATAGGTAGTGAAAGTGGTTGCACGAGAGGTAGGGAGCAAAGACGCTCTAGCTAAACCCGAGTCAATGGTTATGTGTAAGGATAGGAAAGTTGCAAGGTACTGTTGATAGAAGGTCTCGAAAAAGACAGAAAGAAAGACaggaggagaggagagaaagaagcccGGCAAGCTGCTGGCAGGACTGATTTCTTTTTCTGGAACTGCAAGGAATCCGATACGATCAATATCAACTGGATCCATGCGCCGGGGTTGGAAATTTGGGGGCATAGCTAGCAAGGAGTCCATGGAGATAGAATGGGGATGGGGATGACACTCATGGCTACCTACGGAGGAGAGCAGGCTAGCCCAGCTGAGATCCAATCGAAAGCAATGAGTTGAGTCTCCAAGAGAAGCCCACCCACACCAACTCCAGCCTCTGGCCTTCTGGGCACCCCCTCACCCGCATGAGCGTACATCGATTGTTGCACCCTTTCCTTCAGACCCTTATACTCACTCCAGATGTCCCACGCCCAGGAACGGACTTTGTAAAGTTCGGCAGCTTGTTTTCTAATGCTATCACCGTTTGGAACAAATTTTAACTGCAGTGACAAGCTGAAAGACAGACGTCTCACTTCTGCCAAATGCAGCCATCCGTGGTTCTGGATCACTGCCCAAAGTAATGGCATAGTTCATCATGGCCCCATCATTGGAATGAAGTTCCAGCGCCCAGGCTGAGGGAACTCATCAATCGTCTCAGTGCAACAACCAAGACTTTGACATGTCTAGTAGATGGAACAATGGTAGAAGCCAGTATAGCGCCGCCAAGATCAGCACCCGCTTGCACAGTCCCCGAAATCTAGTGGCGGCTTCAGAGACAGATCTGGGATAAAGAACCCGTCAGAGAAAGTTGCTTCAAACGGTACCGGAAATGGTAAGAAAAAGCTTACATAAAGA
It encodes:
- a CDS encoding t-SNARE, which codes for MSYDLESGRRGGGYSDDPAFQELQYDLKSKLQTLLSSNRKLANDVNVLGTRKDTPRLRERVHNSMDKTRDMCREIGEGVKRLQTWEELTKQQKYEQTKVSSDFQAALQEFQSLQRKALEKERASVTAARAAQEGEHAEGPQSGNQLEQLQQQEQVSQLAPQDEVDFQEALIIEREEEIRNIEQGVGDLNVLFRQVAQIVNEQGEQLGTIADNVENVRDDTRQADVENRQAARYQKAARNKSCCLLLILAVILTIVILAIVLD
- a CDS encoding nucleoporin protein Ndc1-Nup, with the translated sequence MRLSLSLSLNQPTTSSPNNVSSSSLSRGCAVKMAPTTVRKAPYKDFLQPALHRRFTSTATVLLLVSYLLAVVLDGWKSYFWSWFPIGPVGVRTAFIFTCGLAIVVLRIANYHVGLRTTGPGFQTLRNTITQLQTYETLFWYGFSSLLFSHVFLWAMPKPANLSWITYFSGDRARLNERPLFLLAYMVSCAITQTFNHYRKDTDRLVLASSKGKNEKQPDALKLLITAVPATFGASLSGAASALPVALILYYAILRSFIWGWALMFLRIFYNLPKTNMLPPSWPSDLWLLFRCIEAGTFVHLIWNIGNFAFSKFMVKEPLKNGKPLTSESKDPNGSLLNGLKSKKLSIKAFAMWELAIIAHGFETRRQAIYEDIDRKDGPMWSQVYAICMEVVKSIETRIDTYGKVPDAPPAAPAPEPKQRVSAPLRDDPIFNSRGASKTMLNEVEKRLGQVARSPGESPVSKLSPIAKKTWKEAKDRVLTKEQQELVAPDHIKSQFENWTLQMMEVDAVAALFQQDFRTQFAAAVLGTPYAEPTLCINAINVLHHLSVHSLAEDQFGNVHRDVPSIIRTFTSVIKKLEAFRLQFPLHWTDVSGKRISPEVEEVVDALKTALQQVLAKFEPYSSDLRLTLTDIRLAKEASATAKKSEMAEVAR
- a CDS encoding HSF-type DNA-binding-domain-containing protein — its product is MATAHMAVRTETFPHSNPIPHSESMGARIIPIPTPTIKMSPPSNGDPMEITSPAPSSTGNNNSDSDANGKSNDRPKNSPAPDSNNVANNNANNSNSMPAPPPAAAAVHQPKIVQTAFIHKLYNMLEDPNIQHLISWSASAESFVMSPSADFSKVLSQYFKHTNISSFVRQLNMYGFHKERDVFHTGNPDTTLWEFKHGNGNFKRGDLVGLREIKRRASRHALVHRESNYTKPAASQPGTPAEPVPIPPDSADARLLNIEHTLFDLGNRLQRSEEAAHYMHVKSQAAMDTVNRLLHFNQELSRTMLSLVPAESPLSREVITLQGEMQRQAEVLRTLDEPPQEAPYTGRQQYFANVENAPVSPRQLAQDDQRRGPALGVPPARGQNFYKPPVPSNLSSSTRRPYGSISGSSTTQSSPLRTGPPPPPPAPHPLSNVETVPGPGSLARRHTAADIRAHGWQPAPSPFSTGAPSGAWPPSPSRVAPEDQRIRDSFSTYSLQAASQTHPHSRPTTPPPPFANGAGGGSDTFGGWSWGSAGRENKNLAVKDHSAPPTRRGSMAHILNPSDTAERSDEDEDPRGDDDRKRKRMQ